One Pectobacterium colocasium DNA segment encodes these proteins:
- a CDS encoding sulfite exporter TauE/SafE family protein — protein MDWLVLGPETLAVLFFVGALAGFIDSIAGGGGLLTIPALLAAGLSPAQALATNKLQAVGGSFSASLYFIRRRAVNLGEQKLAIALTFAGSTFGAWLIQQIHADFLRQLLPVLIIGIGLYFLLTPKIGDEDRQRRLSPLPFAILAGGCVGFYDGFFGPGAGSFYALAFVTLYGFNLAKATANAKILNFTSNFGGLLFFMLGGQVVWVAGGVMLAGQMIGARLGARMVMTKGQKLIRPMLVLVSATMSGKLIYDSHGHTIAVWLGQFL, from the coding sequence ATGGATTGGTTAGTGCTTGGGCCAGAAACGCTGGCCGTGCTGTTTTTTGTCGGGGCGTTGGCTGGATTTATTGATTCGATTGCGGGCGGCGGCGGTTTATTGACGATACCAGCTCTGCTGGCGGCTGGGTTATCCCCGGCGCAGGCGCTGGCAACGAATAAACTTCAGGCCGTCGGCGGATCCTTTTCCGCCAGCCTGTATTTCATCCGTCGTCGCGCGGTGAATCTGGGCGAGCAGAAACTGGCGATTGCGCTGACGTTTGCGGGGTCGACCTTTGGTGCCTGGCTGATCCAGCAAATTCACGCCGACTTTCTGCGTCAACTGCTGCCGGTGCTGATCATTGGCATTGGCCTCTACTTTTTATTAACGCCAAAAATTGGTGATGAAGATCGGCAGCGTCGCCTGTCGCCACTGCCGTTTGCGATTCTGGCAGGCGGCTGCGTCGGTTTTTATGACGGTTTCTTTGGCCCCGGTGCGGGGTCATTTTACGCGCTGGCGTTTGTCACCTTGTATGGCTTCAATCTGGCTAAAGCGACAGCGAATGCCAAGATCCTGAACTTTACCTCCAACTTCGGCGGGCTACTGTTTTTCATGCTGGGCGGTCAGGTTGTCTGGGTGGCCGGCGGTGTCATGCTGGCAGGGCAGATGATTGGGGCTCGACTCGGTGCCAGAATGGTGATGACGAAAGGGCAAAAGCTGATTCGTCCTATGCTGGTGCTGGTTTCCGCCACCATGAGCGGCAAACTGATTTATGACAGCCACGGTCACACGATTGCTGTCTGGCTGGGGCAGTTTTTATGA
- a CDS encoding YfcL family protein, whose amino-acid sequence MIAEFETRILALIDDMVEHASDDELFAGGYLRGHLTVSVAEAEEHGEQTLEALHARVSDSINNAIKNGELSPPDQVLVNGMWERLFQQAQNSTH is encoded by the coding sequence ATGATCGCAGAATTTGAAACGCGCATTCTGGCACTGATTGATGACATGGTAGAGCATGCCAGCGACGACGAACTGTTTGCTGGCGGCTATCTGCGTGGTCATCTGACGGTGTCGGTGGCAGAGGCGGAAGAGCACGGGGAACAGACGCTGGAAGCCCTGCACGCGCGCGTGAGCGACAGCATTAATAACGCCATTAAAAACGGTGAATTGTCACCGCCGGATCAGGTATTGGTTAACGGAATGTGGGAACGTTTGTTCCAGCAGGCGCAGAATAGTACGCACTGA
- a CDS encoding elongation factor P hydroxylase, giving the protein MTTTHHYQQLIDIFNDCFGDEYNTRLIKGDHEPIYLPADNEIPYHRIVFAHGFYASALHEISHWCIAGAQRRLQVDFGYWYCPDGRDAATQSQFEGVEIKPQAFDWLFCVAAGFPFNVSCDNLNGDCEPDRIDFQRRVHAQVMQYLEEGIPARPARFIHALQSFYNTPPLTAASFPYPADL; this is encoded by the coding sequence ATGACAACGACGCACCATTATCAACAACTGATTGATATTTTTAATGATTGCTTTGGCGATGAATACAATACTCGCCTGATAAAAGGTGACCATGAGCCGATTTATCTGCCCGCGGATAATGAAATTCCGTATCACCGGATTGTCTTTGCGCATGGTTTTTATGCCAGTGCGCTGCATGAGATTTCTCACTGGTGTATTGCCGGTGCCCAGCGGCGCTTGCAGGTTGATTTCGGCTACTGGTATTGCCCTGATGGCCGCGATGCGGCGACGCAAAGCCAGTTTGAGGGAGTGGAAATCAAACCTCAGGCTTTCGACTGGCTGTTCTGTGTCGCTGCGGGCTTTCCGTTTAACGTCAGCTGCGACAATCTGAACGGCGACTGCGAGCCGGACCGCATTGATTTTCAGCGGCGTGTGCATGCGCAGGTGATGCAGTATCTGGAAGAGGGGATTCCCGCTCGTCCGGCACGCTTTATTCACGCGCTACAATCGTTTTACAATACGCCCCCGCTGACGGCGGCGAGCTTCCCGTATCCAGCCGATCTGTGA
- the mepA gene encoding penicillin-insensitive murein endopeptidase, giving the protein MKQGFIGVLALALSAPLWSNAVWAKTPWQEITHPVAGTPQSIGSFSNGCIIGAQPLPLQSLDYQVMRVDQRRYFGHPDLLAFIHRLSNEVKRTTSGNVLVGDMGMPVGGRFSSGHASHQSGLDVDIWLQLPRQRWSEQQLLKPQPIDLVNASGLNVNPRVWRPEITTLIKTAALDSDVTRIFVNPAIKKQLCAEAGHDRDWLRKVRPWFAHRAHMHVRLRCPADSLECQEQSDPPLGDGCGAELTSWFQPKQPSSEAPEKTMPPPLPPSCQALLDRHFSAR; this is encoded by the coding sequence ATGAAACAAGGGTTTATCGGGGTTCTCGCGCTGGCGCTGAGTGCGCCGCTGTGGTCGAACGCCGTGTGGGCGAAAACGCCTTGGCAGGAGATTACGCATCCGGTTGCGGGCACGCCGCAGTCAATTGGGAGTTTTTCCAATGGCTGTATCATCGGTGCCCAGCCGCTGCCGTTGCAGTCGTTGGATTATCAGGTGATGCGTGTCGATCAGCGCCGCTATTTCGGTCACCCCGATCTACTGGCGTTTATTCACCGCCTGAGCAACGAGGTGAAGCGCACGACTTCGGGTAATGTGCTGGTGGGGGATATGGGGATGCCCGTCGGTGGACGTTTCAGCAGCGGCCACGCCAGTCACCAATCCGGGCTGGATGTGGACATCTGGCTGCAATTGCCCAGACAGCGCTGGAGCGAGCAGCAGTTGCTGAAGCCGCAGCCTATCGATTTGGTGAATGCAAGCGGGCTTAATGTTAATCCGCGCGTCTGGCGACCAGAAATCACCACCCTGATCAAAACCGCCGCGCTGGATAGCGACGTGACGCGAATCTTCGTCAATCCGGCGATTAAAAAACAGCTGTGTGCTGAAGCTGGCCACGATCGTGACTGGTTGCGTAAAGTTCGCCCCTGGTTTGCACACCGTGCGCATATGCATGTGCGCTTGCGCTGCCCGGCAGACAGCCTGGAGTGTCAGGAACAGAGCGATCCGCCACTTGGTGACGGATGCGGTGCCGAATTAACCAGCTGGTTCCAACCGAAACAGCCGAGTAGTGAAGCACCAGAAAAAACCATGCCGCCGCCATTGCCTCCTTCTTGTCAGGCACTGCTCGACAGACATTTTTCCGCGAGATAA